Proteins encoded in a region of the Chryseobacterium piperi genome:
- a CDS encoding alpha/beta hydrolase gives MAVYILSNRKIVRHKNETVDSFSNDEYSIPNFRIAKCDFDNYVEPSAQAKKKKDYTNRNILNYQLFSEPEKQGYEEVFEVLLSEKKIKKSKLTADNLGGTQRMFYELYKNMSSTKSRSDVLIFIHGYAYDFDDELKAIIDLKKLFIDNQESPVEHILFVSWPASSSLVPLTYFDDKASSINSGTSLMRLFYFYTQFLKDIFSNRDLAPCNQRIHIMAHSLGNRVLQSMLYSLKRDNIVRVIDQVLLLNADVTYKVFEDSEDSFNKLPLLANRVSIYLNRKDAVLGISQFTKNILTPRLGKNGPSDIQKFTDIVSIIDCTFIENDLKNSLKFEIGNHWGYLSSSQVQNDIFQNLTGIDRNLITNRIKNNDNIFTIIS, from the coding sequence ATGGCCGTTTATATTTTAAGTAACCGGAAAATTGTCCGTCATAAAAATGAAACCGTAGACTCATTTTCCAATGATGAGTATTCTATACCTAATTTCCGAATTGCAAAATGTGACTTTGATAATTATGTAGAACCATCTGCACAGGCTAAAAAGAAAAAAGATTATACCAACAGAAATATTTTAAATTACCAGCTTTTTTCCGAACCTGAAAAACAAGGGTATGAAGAAGTATTTGAAGTATTATTGAGTGAGAAAAAAATCAAGAAATCGAAACTCACTGCGGATAATCTCGGAGGCACACAACGAATGTTTTATGAACTGTATAAGAACATGTCATCTACCAAATCAAGAAGTGATGTATTGATCTTCATCCATGGATATGCCTATGATTTCGATGATGAGCTAAAAGCTATTATCGATCTTAAAAAGCTATTTATCGATAATCAGGAATCTCCTGTTGAGCATATTCTATTTGTAAGCTGGCCAGCCTCAAGCAGTCTTGTTCCACTGACTTATTTTGATGATAAAGCATCAAGTATCAATTCAGGTACTTCCTTAATGAGACTATTTTATTTTTATACTCAGTTTCTAAAAGATATTTTCTCAAACCGCGATTTAGCTCCGTGTAATCAAAGGATTCACATCATGGCTCATTCTCTTGGAAACAGAGTACTCCAAAGTATGCTCTATAGCCTTAAAAGAGATAATATTGTCCGGGTTATCGACCAGGTTCTCCTACTCAACGCAGATGTTACTTATAAAGTTTTCGAAGATTCTGAAGATTCTTTCAATAAGTTGCCTTTGCTTGCTAACAGGGTTTCTATTTATTTAAACCGGAAGGATGCTGTTTTGGGAATTTCTCAATTCACGAAAAACATACTGACCCCAAGACTGGGGAAAAACGGGCCCAGCGACATCCAAAAGTTTACCGATATTGTTTCAATTATTGACTGTACCTTTATTGAAAATGACCTGAAAAACAGTCTGAAATTTGAGATTGGAAATCATTGGGGATATCTTTCAAGCTCCCAGGTTCAAAACGATATTTTCCAGAATTTAACCGGAATTGACAGAAATCTCATTACCAACCGGATAAAAAATAACGATAATATTTTCACAATTATTTCTTAA
- a CDS encoding glutamine--tRNA ligase/YqeY domain fusion protein has protein sequence MEEEKKSLNFIEQIIEDDLANGLKRDQIRFRFPPEPNGYLHVGHTKAICINFGLGERYNAPVNLRFDDTNPEKEEQEFVDSIKKDVEWLGFKWDKELYASDYFQQLYDWAVQLIKEGKAYVDEQPSEVITEQRKNPTEPGVESPFRNRPVEESLDLFERMKNGEFEEGTMSLRAKIDMVSPNMNMRDPVMYRILKRPHHRTGTEWKIYPMYDWAHGESDYLEQVSHSLCSLEFENHRPLYNWYLDQVYEEPKVAPKQREFARMNVTYMITSKRKLQRLVAEKVVTGWDDPRMPTISGMRRKGYTPTAIRNFIDKVGVAKRENLIEIQLLDFCVREDLNKVAKRVMAVVDPVKLVIENYPEDKEEWLETENNPEQENAGTREVPFSRELYIEREDFKEEANNKFFRLKLGGEVRLKSAYIIKAERVEKDENGEITTIYATYDEKSKSGSGTEESLRKVKGTLHWVSAKHATPIEVRVYEQLFTVEQPDAEKDVDFLNFVNPESVSTIQGFAEPSLKDVAIGEPLQFQRIGYFTKDQDSTESNLVFNRTVTLKDSYKPE, from the coding sequence ATGGAAGAAGAAAAAAAATCTCTCAATTTTATTGAGCAAATTATAGAAGATGATTTGGCAAACGGTTTGAAAAGAGATCAGATCCGTTTCCGTTTTCCCCCTGAACCGAACGGTTACCTACATGTAGGGCATACAAAAGCCATCTGCATCAACTTTGGGCTGGGTGAAAGATACAACGCTCCTGTAAACCTTCGTTTTGACGATACAAATCCTGAAAAAGAAGAGCAGGAATTTGTAGACTCCATCAAAAAAGATGTAGAATGGCTAGGTTTTAAATGGGATAAAGAATTGTATGCATCTGACTACTTCCAGCAGCTTTATGATTGGGCTGTTCAGTTAATTAAAGAAGGAAAAGCTTATGTAGATGAACAACCTTCGGAAGTTATTACAGAACAAAGAAAAAATCCTACAGAACCGGGTGTGGAATCTCCATTCAGAAATCGTCCTGTTGAAGAATCTCTTGATTTATTTGAAAGAATGAAAAATGGAGAATTTGAAGAAGGAACGATGTCTCTTCGTGCAAAAATCGATATGGTATCACCGAATATGAATATGCGTGACCCTGTGATGTATAGAATTTTGAAGAGACCTCACCACAGAACAGGTACAGAATGGAAGATTTATCCGATGTATGACTGGGCTCACGGAGAATCGGATTATTTGGAACAGGTATCTCACTCATTATGTTCTTTAGAATTTGAAAACCACAGACCATTATATAACTGGTATCTGGATCAGGTGTATGAAGAACCTAAAGTAGCACCTAAGCAAAGAGAGTTTGCAAGGATGAATGTTACTTATATGATCACTTCTAAAAGAAAGCTGCAAAGATTGGTCGCTGAAAAAGTAGTGACAGGATGGGATGATCCGAGAATGCCTACTATTTCCGGAATGAGAAGAAAGGGGTATACGCCGACAGCTATCAGAAACTTTATTGATAAAGTAGGTGTGGCGAAAAGAGAAAACCTTATTGAAATTCAGCTATTGGATTTCTGTGTTCGTGAAGATCTGAATAAAGTGGCTAAGCGAGTGATGGCAGTAGTAGATCCGGTGAAATTGGTTATTGAAAACTATCCTGAAGACAAAGAAGAATGGTTGGAAACGGAAAATAATCCTGAACAGGAAAATGCCGGGACAAGAGAAGTTCCTTTTTCAAGAGAACTATATATAGAACGTGAAGATTTTAAAGAAGAGGCGAACAACAAATTCTTTAGATTGAAACTGGGTGGAGAAGTACGTTTGAAATCTGCTTATATCATCAAAGCTGAAAGGGTAGAAAAAGATGAAAATGGAGAAATTACTACCATTTATGCAACTTATGATGAAAAGAGCAAATCAGGAAGCGGAACAGAAGAAAGCTTAAGAAAAGTAAAAGGAACATTACACTGGGTATCTGCAAAGCATGCTACTCCAATAGAAGTGAGAGTATATGAACAATTGTTCACCGTAGAGCAGCCAGATGCTGAGAAAGATGTAGATTTCTTAAACTTTGTGAATCCGGAATCTGTATCCACTATTCAAGGGTTTGCTGAGCCAAGCTTGAAAGATGTGGCAATAGGTGAGCCGCTTCAGTTCCAAAGAATCGGATACTTTACCAAAGATCAGGATTCTACTGAATCTAATCTGGTATTCAACCGTACAGTAACATTAAAAGATTCTTACAAGCCAGAGTAA
- a CDS encoding MFS transporter yields the protein MLAVVMLINRAGSMVLPFLGVYMTAHLHFTIENSGLVLSFFGIGSVIGSWLGGMITDKIGEYKVQSFSLLLSVPLFCMIPLFTTEVGLAGIILAQSIVSETFRPANSVAITKYAKPENITRAFSLNRMAVNLGFSIGPALGGILSAISYEFLFYSNALGALLAGLIYIWFFRKRDKLATKKARRVKEAIVITKESSPYRDGKFLVYCFFCMLFAICFFQLFSTLTIFYKDTARLSQQNIGYILGYSGFLIVLLEMSFVQIAEKYFRLAVTMLLGTLLCGFSYAMLAFDYHIITLVVSMTLLCIGEIWTLPFMSTITALRSGANNKGAYMGLNGISFSIAFIVTPYVGTLIAERFGFTTLWIGTGVLASIIAVAFYFIIPWMLAEKVSKEEIV from the coding sequence ATGCTGGCAGTAGTTATGCTTATTAACAGAGCAGGATCCATGGTGCTTCCGTTTTTAGGTGTATATATGACGGCTCACCTCCACTTCACTATTGAAAACTCTGGATTAGTCCTTAGTTTTTTCGGAATTGGTTCTGTAATAGGATCATGGCTTGGAGGAATGATTACGGATAAGATTGGAGAGTATAAGGTGCAGAGCTTCAGTTTATTGTTAAGTGTTCCTTTATTTTGTATGATTCCTCTTTTTACAACGGAAGTAGGATTGGCCGGGATTATTTTAGCGCAAAGTATTGTCAGCGAGACTTTTCGTCCCGCCAACTCAGTAGCGATTACCAAATATGCAAAACCTGAAAATATTACGCGTGCATTTTCTTTAAATAGAATGGCGGTGAATCTGGGGTTTTCTATAGGACCTGCTTTAGGGGGAATTCTATCAGCTATTTCCTATGAGTTTTTATTCTACAGTAATGCGCTCGGTGCTTTATTGGCTGGACTGATCTATATCTGGTTTTTTAGAAAGCGGGATAAGCTGGCAACAAAAAAAGCCAGACGAGTAAAAGAGGCTATTGTAATAACCAAAGAAAGTTCGCCTTACAGGGATGGTAAATTTTTGGTTTACTGTTTCTTCTGTATGCTCTTTGCGATATGTTTTTTCCAGCTTTTTAGTACATTGACTATTTTTTATAAAGATACAGCGCGTCTCAGCCAACAAAATATAGGATATATTTTAGGATATAGTGGCTTTCTGATCGTTTTGTTGGAAATGTCATTTGTACAGATCGCTGAAAAATATTTCAGACTGGCTGTTACAATGCTTTTGGGAACTTTGTTATGTGGTTTTTCTTACGCGATGTTGGCTTTTGATTATCATATCATAACATTGGTTGTATCCATGACTTTACTGTGTATAGGTGAAATCTGGACGCTGCCTTTTATGTCTACCATTACTGCTTTACGTTCAGGAGCCAATAATAAAGGAGCTTATATGGGGTTAAACGGGATTTCCTTTTCCATAGCTTTTATTGTTACGCCTTATGTAGGAACTTTAATTGCTGAAAGATTTGGATTTACTACTTTATGGATTGGAACGGGAGTTCTGGCTTCGATTATTGCCGTTGCTTTTTATTTTATTATTCCCTGGATGCTGGCTGAAAAAGTTTCGAAAGAGGAAATAGTTTAA
- a CDS encoding TonB-dependent receptor translates to MVRLCFLFFIICCSLFSSQKRDSAELISEVSIDAYRKPTTYITSTKSVAVVSKELLNQNTPERMLESINQIAGARMEERSPGSYRISVRGSTLRSPFGVRNIKVYLDDFILSDASGNTYFNVISPELVNKMEIYKGPEGGDFGVATGGTLLLQTRSSDNLSAHLSVGSYGTFNQSFDFSKQTGNHFFEIFQNYYRTDSYREQSAVERKQIYLKDRFQYSKKGMLNAMILWSDLNYQTPGGLTLEQMNTDRRQSRPATATLPGAREQDAGIRNKMILAGVSHLYNFSPKFSHFVLLQGSYVDFENPFITNFENRFERNFALRTHLNYEEQWNKIAVSWRLGFEGGINTVFIKNYDNNKGTQGNPQNFDKLQNSSGFYFISQKLNFNDRLFSDISLSLNSNSYQWEKLFPGYDSGEVRFKNQWLPNIGLTYLLGKGFSVRAKIGKGNSAPTNEEIRSSNQEFNFKLGPEYGWNKEIGFRKQLSNALFVEASYFDFRMRNAIVRRQNEKGQEFFVNQGNTLQKGVEVLVESRNFAFQNTFLNRFKFRLSGSFYQFKFGDYRQGNNNFSGNDLTGVPSTTINSLLNFVFFNQLSVDYSHFYISKIPLNVANSVWSESAFIGNIQFGFPIAIEKTKMKLYLQVQNLYNSDYVLGFDTNAFGNRFYNPAAKRNFILGAKIDF, encoded by the coding sequence ATGGTGAGGCTCTGTTTTTTATTCTTTATCATCTGCTGTTCACTTTTCTCTTCTCAGAAAAGAGATTCTGCTGAATTGATTTCTGAAGTCAGCATTGATGCTTACAGAAAGCCTACAACCTACATCACTTCTACAAAATCGGTTGCCGTAGTTTCAAAAGAGCTTTTGAATCAGAATACACCGGAGCGGATGCTGGAATCCATCAATCAGATTGCCGGGGCGAGAATGGAAGAACGTTCTCCGGGGAGCTATAGAATCTCTGTACGTGGAAGTACATTAAGGTCTCCTTTTGGGGTACGTAATATTAAAGTGTATCTCGATGATTTTATTTTGTCCGATGCTTCGGGGAATACGTATTTTAATGTTATTTCTCCCGAGCTAGTCAATAAGATGGAAATTTATAAAGGCCCGGAAGGAGGGGATTTTGGTGTTGCTACAGGAGGAACTCTTCTTCTCCAGACCAGATCCTCAGATAATTTATCAGCACACCTTTCAGTAGGTAGCTATGGAACTTTTAATCAGAGTTTTGATTTTTCAAAGCAGACGGGAAATCACTTTTTTGAAATTTTTCAGAATTATTACAGAACTGATTCCTATAGAGAGCAATCTGCAGTTGAAAGAAAACAAATCTATCTCAAGGACCGTTTTCAATATTCTAAAAAGGGAATGCTGAATGCTATGATTCTATGGTCTGACCTGAATTATCAAACTCCGGGTGGTCTTACATTAGAACAAATGAATACAGACAGACGCCAATCGAGACCCGCAACGGCAACACTTCCCGGAGCAAGGGAACAGGATGCAGGAATTCGTAATAAAATGATTTTGGCAGGTGTTTCGCATCTGTATAATTTTAGTCCCAAATTTTCTCATTTTGTTTTGCTTCAAGGTTCTTATGTAGATTTTGAAAACCCATTTATCACCAATTTTGAAAACAGGTTTGAAAGGAATTTTGCATTGAGAACACATCTTAATTATGAAGAGCAGTGGAATAAAATTGCAGTCTCATGGAGACTGGGATTTGAAGGCGGTATTAATACCGTTTTTATTAAAAACTATGATAATAATAAAGGAACGCAGGGAAATCCACAGAATTTTGACAAACTTCAAAACAGCTCGGGTTTTTATTTTATCTCCCAAAAGCTCAATTTCAATGATAGACTATTCAGTGATATCTCATTAAGTCTCAATTCTAATTCGTATCAATGGGAAAAATTATTTCCCGGTTATGACAGTGGTGAAGTTCGTTTTAAAAATCAATGGCTTCCCAATATAGGGCTAACTTATCTTTTAGGAAAAGGCTTTTCGGTAAGAGCGAAAATAGGAAAAGGAAATTCTGCACCAACCAATGAGGAAATCCGGTCTTCGAATCAGGAATTCAATTTCAAGCTGGGTCCGGAATATGGATGGAATAAGGAAATAGGTTTTCGTAAACAGTTGAGTAATGCCTTGTTTGTTGAGGCCAGTTACTTTGATTTCAGAATGAGAAATGCGATTGTAAGAAGGCAAAATGAAAAAGGGCAGGAGTTTTTTGTGAACCAGGGAAATACCCTTCAAAAAGGAGTGGAGGTGTTGGTAGAGTCAAGAAATTTTGCTTTTCAAAATACCTTTCTAAACCGATTTAAGTTTAGATTATCAGGAAGTTTTTATCAGTTTAAATTTGGGGATTACAGACAAGGAAATAATAATTTTTCCGGAAATGATCTGACAGGCGTTCCCTCAACGACCATTAACAGTTTGCTGAATTTTGTGTTTTTTAATCAGCTTTCAGTGGATTACTCACATTTCTATATTTCAAAGATTCCTTTAAATGTTGCCAATTCAGTATGGTCAGAATCTGCGTTTATCGGAAACATTCAATTTGGATTTCCTATTGCCATTGAAAAAACAAAAATGAAGCTATATCTTCAAGTTCAAAATCTATACAATAGTGACTATGTTTTAGGGTTTGATACAAACGCTTTTGGAAATAGATTTTATAATCCGGCAGCCAAACGGAATTTTATTTTAGGGGCTAAAATTGATTTTTAA
- a CDS encoding YpdA family putative bacillithiol disulfide reductase has product MEVLDILIIGGGPIGLNCALEAQKNNLTYVIIEKGTIVNSLYNYPLYMRFFSTAEKLEIDEIPFISTAPKPGRQEALEYYQGITRQKNLNINLYEKAIKVSKKENLFEVETTKSKYFAKNIVISTGFYDIPNRMNIPGEDLPKVKHYYTEPYPYAQQKIVVIGSSNSAVDAALETYRKGAEVTMIVRRPDISNNVKYWVKPDIENRIAEGSIKAYFSSELLEIKENSVIFKDKEGNVHEIENDFVLAMTGYLPDFDFLRNSGIELQGDCLNPLYHPETMETNVKNLYLAGVVCGGMDTHLWFIENSRIHANMIIKNILKHHQV; this is encoded by the coding sequence ATGGAAGTTTTAGATATTCTTATTATCGGAGGAGGCCCTATTGGTTTAAATTGTGCACTGGAAGCTCAGAAAAACAATCTCACGTATGTTATTATAGAAAAAGGAACTATTGTCAATTCACTGTACAATTACCCTTTGTATATGCGTTTTTTCTCCACAGCTGAAAAGCTTGAAATAGATGAAATCCCATTTATTTCTACAGCTCCGAAACCGGGAAGACAGGAAGCTTTAGAATATTACCAGGGCATTACCCGTCAGAAAAATCTCAATATCAACCTATATGAAAAAGCCATAAAGGTTTCAAAAAAAGAAAATCTATTTGAAGTTGAAACTACTAAATCAAAGTATTTCGCCAAAAATATTGTTATTTCAACAGGCTTCTATGATATCCCTAACCGAATGAATATTCCGGGGGAAGACTTACCTAAAGTGAAACATTATTATACCGAGCCTTACCCCTATGCTCAGCAGAAAATCGTGGTGATTGGTTCCAGTAACTCAGCCGTAGATGCAGCACTGGAAACCTATCGAAAAGGAGCCGAGGTAACCATGATTGTCCGTCGTCCAGATATATCAAACAATGTAAAATATTGGGTAAAGCCGGATATTGAAAACAGAATTGCTGAAGGAAGTATCAAAGCCTATTTTAGCTCTGAGCTCTTAGAAATTAAAGAAAACTCAGTCATTTTTAAAGACAAAGAAGGAAACGTTCATGAAATAGAAAATGATTTCGTTCTGGCCATGACCGGTTACCTGCCTGATTTTGACTTTTTACGAAACTCAGGAATCGAACTTCAGGGAGACTGCCTAAATCCTTTATACCATCCCGAAACTATGGAAACAAATGTTAAAAACCTTTATCTTGCAGGAGTAGTTTGTGGAGGAATGGATACCCATCTGTGGTTCATTGAAAATTCAAGAATTCATGCAAATATGATTATAAAAAATATTTTGAAACATCATCAGGTTTAA
- a CDS encoding glycosyltransferase family protein has translation MEEKKILIITYYWPPAGGPGVQRWLKFAKYLPDFGWKPIIYTPENPSYPLLDESLLNDVPKDLDIIKTNIWEPYQLAEKLNKSNKKFKAGQFDVGTNQNWKSKLSIWIRGNFFIPDARVFWVKPSVKFLEQYLKEHKIDVIVTSGPPHSLHLIGLQLKKEFPSLKWVADFRDPWTEISYYKHLKLTKSSDRKHRQLESEVFKNADITLATSYTDAENFRKNGANSICITNGFDESDAEKKAEGHNSEKANLQNGEIAQMLDNGDNELKPSNPQTQFTLSYIGVLEQLRNPENLWKALDNLVTTDTDFAQHFTLKFAGRIDDKILTSLQNSNLKKHILDLGYLSHDKAITEMQNSDVLLITNFPNESSKGIIPGKIFEYLATGKQIISFGPDKADVSKILEETHAGKHFSYEDSEMIKVFILEKFELWKKGNLLENAQNIEQFSRRHLTKKLAEIL, from the coding sequence ATGGAAGAGAAGAAAATATTGATCATCACTTATTATTGGCCTCCGGCAGGAGGTCCGGGTGTTCAGCGGTGGTTGAAGTTTGCAAAATATTTACCCGATTTCGGATGGAAGCCGATCATTTATACACCGGAAAATCCCAGTTATCCTTTATTAGATGAAAGTTTATTAAATGATGTTCCAAAAGATCTTGACATTATTAAAACCAACATCTGGGAACCTTATCAGCTGGCTGAAAAACTCAATAAAAGCAATAAAAAGTTTAAGGCCGGACAATTTGATGTCGGCACCAACCAAAACTGGAAATCCAAACTTTCTATCTGGATAAGAGGGAATTTTTTCATTCCTGATGCCAGAGTTTTCTGGGTAAAGCCATCTGTGAAGTTTTTAGAACAATATTTAAAAGAGCATAAAATTGATGTTATAGTCACTTCCGGACCACCCCACTCCTTACACCTTATCGGCTTACAGCTTAAAAAAGAATTTCCATCTCTAAAATGGGTCGCTGATTTCCGTGACCCCTGGACAGAAATTTCATATTATAAGCATTTGAAACTAACCAAAAGTTCAGATCGAAAACACCGTCAACTGGAAAGTGAAGTTTTTAAAAATGCGGATATTACATTAGCCACCAGCTATACTGATGCCGAAAACTTCAGGAAAAATGGAGCAAACTCCATCTGTATTACCAATGGATTTGATGAGAGTGATGCAGAAAAGAAAGCTGAAGGGCACAATAGCGAAAAGGCAAATTTGCAAAATGGCGAAATTGCTCAAATGTTAGATAACGGAGACAATGAACTCAAACCCTCAAACCCTCAAACTCAATTTACATTAAGCTATATCGGTGTTTTAGAGCAGCTTCGTAATCCTGAAAACCTTTGGAAAGCACTGGACAATCTGGTTACAACCGATACTGATTTTGCCCAACATTTCACTTTGAAATTTGCAGGCAGAATCGATGATAAAATTCTAACTTCGCTTCAGAATTCAAACCTGAAAAAACATATCCTGGATTTAGGCTACCTATCTCATGACAAGGCAATTACAGAAATGCAAAATTCTGATGTGCTGTTGATCACCAATTTTCCTAACGAATCATCCAAAGGTATTATTCCCGGAAAGATTTTCGAATATTTAGCTACAGGAAAACAGATTATTTCATTTGGCCCTGATAAAGCAGACGTTTCGAAGATACTGGAAGAGACTCATGCCGGAAAGCATTTCAGCTATGAAGACTCTGAAATGATTAAAGTATTTATCCTGGAAAAATTCGAATTATGGAAAAAAGGAAATCTTCTTGAAAACGCTCAAAATATAGAACAGTTTTCAAGAAGACATCTTACTAAAAAGTTAGCTGAAATTTTATAA
- a CDS encoding YfhO family protein yields the protein MAKNKNLIYIAISLVVFIVLAFLYSTPVFTGKQLFQHDIVQYRGGAKELLDYRANFEKETYWSDSMFGGMPTYQMGSQFKGDIIKKIDSNLNFFPRPVNYLFLLFAGFFLLGMVVVRNWKYALLGATFFGLSTYFYIIIAAGHNGKVNTIEYFAPLLAGILLVYIRKKYVLGFIVTTLFMGLQVAANHPQMTYYLFLALGFLFISELIRAIQKKVPMKHFITSSAIIAGACIIGVGMNSQRIMANSEYIKETVRGKQILNTETHTSGKSGMDKESMLMWSYGRLETLNLFIPRLMGGGSQEPEAKEIMNKVQELVQENVTSQAEMDRISKGFSSVTYWGDQPGTSGPAYQGAVVCFLALLGFFFASKKYRYWILGASILTILLAWGSNFMPLSDFFIDFVPFYNKFRAPSSILVVVELLFPLIAIIGLYKFFTDEKLTEEYKKKILLYVGGGTLGFILILLIFGKGLLGFYTDNEKLYFPPFLLDYLVDERFKLFKIDAIKAFIYLAITAAVLFLTMKKKLSQNIALIIIGVVSLFDLWTVNKRYLNDENYVDKVFAENPFQTEGSDLLAEKVQANPSLGSILANVNVNKTLETIAEKDKSHYRIFNNILGTFSETNTSYFKSSIGGYHAVKLRRYDDVINEYFQITDSVKVPNVLNLLNAKYWVVGGPENPQTVPNTKANGNAWFVSDIQFVNSPNEEIKSIGVINSKRTAVVASEDKSYFSNKPVQADSTAFINLTKYQPNELEFRSESKTPQLAVFSEIYYPHGWKMFVDEKEVPYIKADYLLRAVHVPAGKHHITMIFEPEVIEKGKWISLLCFGLFIALSAFGIFWINKNKKKEVLTDEKA from the coding sequence ATGGCGAAAAATAAAAACTTAATTTATATTGCAATTTCATTAGTTGTATTTATAGTTTTAGCATTTTTATATTCCACTCCTGTTTTTACGGGAAAACAGCTTTTCCAACATGACATTGTTCAGTATCGAGGAGGCGCAAAAGAACTTCTTGATTACAGAGCTAATTTTGAAAAAGAAACCTACTGGAGTGATTCTATGTTTGGGGGAATGCCGACTTACCAGATGGGAAGTCAGTTTAAAGGAGATATCATCAAAAAAATTGATAGCAACCTGAATTTCTTTCCCAGACCGGTTAATTATCTGTTTTTACTTTTTGCAGGATTTTTCCTTTTGGGAATGGTGGTTGTCAGAAATTGGAAGTATGCTTTATTAGGCGCAACTTTCTTCGGACTTTCCACCTATTTCTATATCATCATTGCTGCCGGACATAACGGTAAGGTAAATACGATCGAATATTTTGCCCCACTGCTGGCAGGAATTTTATTGGTCTATATCCGTAAGAAATATGTTTTAGGGTTTATTGTCACGACACTCTTTATGGGCTTACAGGTGGCAGCAAACCACCCACAGATGACCTATTATCTATTTCTTGCATTAGGCTTTTTGTTTATCTCTGAACTGATCAGGGCTATTCAAAAAAAGGTTCCGATGAAGCATTTCATCACATCCTCAGCTATTATTGCAGGAGCTTGTATCATCGGTGTTGGAATGAATTCTCAAAGAATCATGGCCAATTCCGAATACATAAAAGAAACTGTCCGTGGAAAGCAAATTTTGAATACGGAAACCCATACTTCAGGGAAATCCGGAATGGATAAAGAAAGTATGCTGATGTGGAGCTATGGGAGATTGGAAACCCTGAATCTTTTTATCCCAAGATTAATGGGAGGAGGAAGCCAGGAACCTGAAGCTAAGGAAATCATGAACAAAGTTCAGGAGCTTGTTCAGGAGAATGTAACTTCACAAGCTGAAATGGATAGAATTTCCAAAGGATTTAGCAGCGTAACCTATTGGGGTGACCAACCCGGAACTTCTGGACCTGCTTATCAGGGTGCTGTAGTATGTTTCCTGGCACTTTTAGGATTCTTTTTTGCCTCTAAAAAATACAGATATTGGATTTTAGGAGCTTCTATATTGACCATTTTATTGGCATGGGGAAGCAACTTTATGCCATTATCTGATTTCTTCATAGACTTTGTTCCTTTTTATAATAAATTCCGAGCACCTTCTTCTATCCTGGTAGTCGTAGAATTATTATTCCCGCTAATTGCCATTATCGGGTTGTATAAATTCTTCACTGATGAGAAACTGACGGAAGAATATAAAAAGAAAATCCTTCTTTATGTAGGAGGCGGAACCTTAGGCTTTATTCTCATCCTTTTAATTTTCGGAAAGGGGTTATTAGGCTTTTATACGGATAATGAAAAGCTGTATTTCCCACCTTTTTTACTGGATTATCTGGTGGATGAAAGATTTAAATTGTTTAAGATTGATGCTATCAAAGCATTTATTTATCTTGCTATTACTGCTGCCGTTTTATTCCTGACCATGAAGAAAAAGCTAAGCCAGAACATTGCATTGATCATTATCGGTGTTGTGAGCTTATTTGATTTATGGACGGTAAACAAACGTTATCTGAATGATGAAAATTATGTAGATAAAGTTTTTGCAGAAAACCCTTTTCAGACTGAAGGTTCTGATCTGCTTGCAGAAAAAGTACAAGCTAACCCAAGCCTTGGATCTATTTTAGCCAATGTGAATGTCAATAAAACATTAGAAACGATTGCTGAAAAAGACAAATCTCATTATAGAATTTTCAACAACATCTTAGGAACGTTCAGTGAAACCAATACCTCTTATTTCAAATCTTCTATCGGAGGTTATCATGCAGTAAAGTTGAGAAGATATGATGACGTGATCAATGAGTACTTCCAAATCACAGATTCTGTAAAGGTTCCCAATGTTCTGAACCTTCTCAATGCAAAATATTGGGTTGTTGGTGGTCCTGAAAATCCTCAGACAGTACCTAATACCAAAGCAAACGGTAATGCATGGTTTGTAAGTGATATACAGTTTGTCAACAGTCCGAATGAAGAGATCAAATCAATAGGAGTGATCAACAGCAAAAGAACTGCTGTCGTTGCTTCCGAAGATAAATCTTATTTTAGTAATAAGCCTGTACAGGCAGATTCTACTGCATTTATTAATTTAACAAAATACCAGCCTAATGAACTGGAGTTTAGATCCGAATCTAAAACCCCACAATTGGCTGTATTCTCTGAAATTTACTATCCTCACGGTTGGAAAATGTTTGTAGATGAAAAAGAAGTTCCATATATCAAAGCTGACTATCTGCTTCGTGCTGTTCACGTTCCTGCAGGAAAACACCATATCACAATGATTTTCGAGCCAGAAGTTATTGAGAAAGGGAAATGGATTTCTTTACTTTGTTTCGGGCTATTTATCGCATTAAGTGCCTTTGGAATATTCTGGATCAATAAAAACAAAAAGAAAGAAGTCTTAACCGACGAGAAAGCGTAA